Genomic window (Candidatus Deferrimicrobium sp.):
TTCGGAAACATGGGGGACGATTGCGCCACCGGCGTCGGCTTCACGCGGAACCCCGCCACGGGGGCGAAGGAGTTTTACGGCGAGTACCTCGTCAATGCGCAGGGGGAGGACGTCGTCGCAGGCATCCGCACCCCGCACCAGATCCGCGACATGAAGAAGGAGCTCCCGCGGGTCTTCGACCAGTTGATGCGGATCACCGCGAAGCTCGAGAAGCATTACAAGGACGTGCAGGATTTCGAATTCACCATCGAGAATAACATCCTGTACATGCTCCAGACGCGGAACGGGAAGCGGACCGCGGCGGCGGCCGTCAAGATCGCCGTGGACATGGTGAAGGAGAAGCTGATCACGAAGGAGGAGGCGCTCCTGCGCCTCGAGCCGCAGCAGATCGACCAGCTGCTTCACCCCGTGATCGACCCGAAGGCGAAGCTCGACGTCGTCGCCAAGGGGCTCCCCGCTTCCCCCGGCGCTGCGACCGGCGCGGCGGTATTCCACGCCGACAGGGCGGTGGAGTGGGCCACCGAGGGGAAGGACGTGATCCTGGTCCGCAAGGAGACGAGCCCCGACGACATCCACGGGATGGACGTGGCGCGGGGGATCCTCACCGCGAAGGGGGGGATGACGTCGCATGCCGCGGTTGTCGCCCGCCAGATGGGGAAGACGTGCGTGGCGGGATGCGACGCGATCGACGTCGACGAAACCACGAACCGGTTCATGGTGGGCGGAAAGGTTATCCGCGAGGGAGACTTCATCTCGCTGAACGGCACCACGGGCGAGGTGATCCTGGGGAAGGCGCCGCTGATCGCGCCCGCGATGACCGGCGCGTTCGGGGTCTTCATGTCCTGGGCCGACGCTGTTCGGCGACTCAAGGTTCGCGCCAACGCCGACACGCCGCGGGACGCCCGGGTCGCGCGAGACTTCGGGGCCGAGGGGATCGGGTTGTGCCGCACGGAGCACATGTTCTTCGCCGAGGACCGCTTACCGATCATGCAGGAGATGATCCTCGCCCGCACCCTGGAGGACCGCGAGGCGGCCCTGTTGAAACTGCTCCCGATGCAGCGGGACGATTTCAAGGGGCTGTACCGGGAGATGAAGGGGTATCCCGTGACCATCCGGCTGCTGGATCCGCCTCTCCACGAGTTCCTCCCCAAGCGCGAGGAGTTGATGGTCGAGGTGACCAAGCTCGAGCTGATCCACGCGGACCGTTCCATCATCGAGGAGAAGAAGCGCCTCCTGGAGAGGGTCGAGGAGCTTCACGAGTTCAACCCGATGCTCGGTCTTCGCGGCTGCCGTCTCGGTATCTACTACCCGGAGATCACCCGGATGCAGGCGCGCGCCATCTTCGAGGCGGCGTGTGACGTCACCCGGGAGGGGATAAGGGTCCATCCCGAGGTCATGATCCCGCTGGTCAGCATGGTGGGGGAGATGAGGGCGCAGAAGGAGATCATCGTCGCCGTGGCGGAAGAGACGATGCGGCGGCACAAGAAGAAGTTCCCCTACACTGTGGGGACGATGATCGAACTGCCGCGCGCGGCAGTGACGGCGGACGAGATCGCGACCGAGGCGGAATTCTTCTCCTTCGGTACGAACGACCTCACGCAGACGACGTTCGGGTTCTCGCGCGACGACTCCGGAAAGTTCATCCAGCACTACATGAACCGATCGGAGCTTTGCCCGCAATGCGGCACGAAGCTGGAGAAGGATCTCTCCTGTGGCGTGTGCAAGGTGACCTACACGAAACGCCCGGTGAACATCCTCGAAGCCGACGTGTTCGCGACCCTGGACCAGGGAGGGGTCGGACAGCTCGTTCGGATGGGCGTCGAGAAAGGGCGTTCCACACGTCCAACCCTGAAGGTCGGGATCTGCGGAGAGCACGGCGGCGACCCGAAGTCGGTCGAGTTCTGTCACAGGAGCGGGCTTGATTACGTCTCCTGTTCCCCCTACCGTGTCCCCATCGCGCGCCTCGCGGCGGCCCAGGCGGTTCTCAGGGAGAAAAACACGGGGAAGGGCGGGAAGAAGTAGTTGTAAATAGAAAGGATTCCTGGCGGCGGCCCCACGGGCCGCCGTTTTTTTTTATCTTTACATCGCCCGGAAAACACCATATATTGCGCTAGGAGGAGTCTGCGCCT
Coding sequences:
- the ppdK gene encoding pyruvate, phosphate dikinase; its protein translation is MAVKRVYFFGGGKAEGNGSMKDVLGGKGAGLAEMTNLGVPVPPGFTISTEACNLYYRNRGKLPQDLKAEIATNLAKLERAIGKKLGDPKNPLLVSVRSGAKFSMPGMMDTVLNLGLNDKTVDGLARKARNPRFAYDSYRRFLMMFSDVVLDLPKSNFEHLFDAKKLERGAAYDVDLTAEDLMDVCGKFKALVKERLKREFPQDPLVQLELARDAVFRSWNNDRAKYYRKTNGIPDDIGTAVNVQAMVFGNMGDDCATGVGFTRNPATGAKEFYGEYLVNAQGEDVVAGIRTPHQIRDMKKELPRVFDQLMRITAKLEKHYKDVQDFEFTIENNILYMLQTRNGKRTAAAAVKIAVDMVKEKLITKEEALLRLEPQQIDQLLHPVIDPKAKLDVVAKGLPASPGAATGAAVFHADRAVEWATEGKDVILVRKETSPDDIHGMDVARGILTAKGGMTSHAAVVARQMGKTCVAGCDAIDVDETTNRFMVGGKVIREGDFISLNGTTGEVILGKAPLIAPAMTGAFGVFMSWADAVRRLKVRANADTPRDARVARDFGAEGIGLCRTEHMFFAEDRLPIMQEMILARTLEDREAALLKLLPMQRDDFKGLYREMKGYPVTIRLLDPPLHEFLPKREELMVEVTKLELIHADRSIIEEKKRLLERVEELHEFNPMLGLRGCRLGIYYPEITRMQARAIFEAACDVTREGIRVHPEVMIPLVSMVGEMRAQKEIIVAVAEETMRRHKKKFPYTVGTMIELPRAAVTADEIATEAEFFSFGTNDLTQTTFGFSRDDSGKFIQHYMNRSELCPQCGTKLEKDLSCGVCKVTYTKRPVNILEADVFATLDQGGVGQLVRMGVEKGRSTRPTLKVGICGEHGGDPKSVEFCHRSGLDYVSCSPYRVPIARLAAAQAVLREKNTGKGGKK